A portion of the Colius striatus isolate bColStr4 chromosome 1, bColStr4.1.hap1, whole genome shotgun sequence genome contains these proteins:
- the CFAP298 gene encoding cilia- and flagella-associated protein 298 has translation MVRLHVKRGDESQFLLEAAASARLADLAPLIARIYNGRLKVQRLCSEMEELAEHGISLPYKMQGLTDEQIEELKLKDEWAEKCVPSGGSIFKKDEIGRRNGHAPNEKMRQVIKRTIEEAKALISKKQVQANVCVTMEMVKDALDQLRGAVMIVYPMGLPPHDPIRMEFEDKEDLSGTQAGLEVIAESEVQLWWAGKELRETKLLSDYVGKNEKTTIIVKIQKRGQGAPGREPLISHEEQKEMMLFYHRKQEELKKLEEDDDDSFLNAEWADSRALKRQFHGVKDIKWRPR, from the exons atGGTGCGGCTTCACGTGAAGCGCGGCGACGAGAGCCAGTTCCTGCTGGAGGCGGCCGCCAGCGCCCGCCTCGCCGACCTGGCCCCCCTCATCGCTCGCATCTACAACGGCAGGCTGAAGGTGCAGCGGCTCTGCTCAG AGATggaggagctggcagagcatggCATTTCCTTGCCTTATAAGATGCAAGGACTGACCGATGAACAAATTGAAGAACTGAAGCTAAAGGATGAATGGGCAGAAAAGTGTGTCCCCAGTGGTGGGAGCATCTTCAAGAAGGATGAAATTGGGCGAAGAAATGGACACG CTCCAAATGAAAAAATGAGGCAAGTTATAAAGAGGACGATAGAGGAAGCCAAGGCATTAATCTCTAAG aaacaagttcaggCGAACGTATGTGTTACAATGGAGATGGTGAAAGATGCACTGGACCAGCTCCGAGGGGCTGTGATGATTGTGTATCCAATGGGCTTGCCTCCGCATGACCCCATTAGGATGGAGTTTGAAGATAAAGAAGACCTGTCTGGAACTCAG GCTGGACTTGAAGTTATAGCGGAATCAGAAGTACAGTTATGGTGGGCAGGAAAAGAGTTGAGAGAAACAAAGTTGCTCTCTGACTATGTAggcaaaaatgagaaaacaaccATCATTGTCAAGATACAGAAA AGAGGACAAGGAGCTCCAGGGCGTGAACCTCTGATTAGTCACGAAGAGCAAAAAGAGATGATGCTGTTCTACCACCgaaagcaggaggagctgaag AAACTCGAAGAGGATGACGATGACTCATTTCTAAATGCTGAGTGGGCAGACAGCCGTGCTTTGAAAAGGCAGTTTCATGGTGTAAAAGACATCAAGTGGAGGC